A stretch of DNA from Staphylococcus sp. KG4-3:
CAACAACTGCTTTAGATGTTCATCATACAAATGTAGTTATGGATTTAGTCCATAAGCACGCTGAAACGTTAGTTGTAGCTACGCATGATTTAAGGTTGTTACCAAACTTTGATAAAATTATTGTTATGCAAGAAGGTGCTATTCTAGAAGAAGGTAGTTATGAAACTTTAGCTACTAAAGAAAAAGGCTATCTACAAAAAATGATTAAGATTAATGCCTCATAATGAGAAGAATTATAAATTCTAAAATTATGTGATTGTAACTTGGCATAAAAATACAAAATAAACTCTTACTTTCAATTATATGCAGAGCATGAATTTAAGCGAGTTTAAGTCGAAAAATCATGGGAATTACGACCAGGTATTTTTAAGGTTTACAGTTCGCAGTTTGAAGTTTTAAAATAGTCAAAAAAGAGCTCAAACACAAAAGTGTTTGAGCTCTCTCTTTAAATCAAGTATATTTAAGGAATCATTTTGATATATCTTTAACCTTTAATATAGGTAGAAAAGCTTATTTTGCTTTTTCTTCAGTAAAGGCATCGATTACTTTTGCAAGTAATCTATTTAATTCTTTAGATTCATCTTCATCAAGAGAAGATGCAACTGCAACATCTTGACATGCAGTATCTAATTCTGGACGAATTGCTTCGCTCTTATCAGTCAAATGGATAAATACTTCACGTTGATCAACTTCAGAACGTTCACGTTTGATTAAATCAACTTGTTCCATTCTCTTAAGTAATGGAGATACAGTACCAGTATCAAGCGCCAATTCTGTAACGACTTTTTTGACATTGACAGGTGATTCACCCCAAAGAATAGTAAGTACTAAAAATTGTGGGTATGTTAGTTTGTATTTCTTAAAGACATTATTAGAGTAGTAGCGATTTACTTGTCTTTGAGCGTTATACAAACTGAAACAAAGTTGTTCCTTTAAATTAAGTGGTTCAGACATAAGTTCTCCTCCAGACATTCTATCCGTTTTCTTTACTTTGCATCGGACCTGAATCCGTCTAACGTTGTGTGTGACACTTCCTCAAATACACTTTTGCACTGTGCCATGCTAAAATATAGCGTGTATAAAGTTTAGAAGATATCTAATATTTTATCAAGTGAAAGATTAATT
This window harbors:
- a CDS encoding MarR family winged helix-turn-helix transcriptional regulator; its protein translation is MSEPLNLKEQLCFSLYNAQRQVNRYYSNNVFKKYKLTYPQFLVLTILWGESPVNVKKVVTELALDTGTVSPLLKRMEQVDLIKRERSEVDQREVFIHLTDKSEAIRPELDTACQDVAVASSLDEDESKELNRLLAKVIDAFTEEKAK